Proteins from a single region of Trichoplusia ni isolate ovarian cell line Hi5 chromosome 3, tn1, whole genome shotgun sequence:
- the LOC113492264 gene encoding pantothenate kinase 3-like isoform X1: MVLGIPFFLFSRQVNCQNISIYLLIRLMRLHRCEGCLAACGRQRRATPLPTLPRSLVKTKLYKRSRRTPYTLAAMSKKNCVDMVDATPPTPPDTDAPPMPWFGMDIGGTLTKLVYFEPRETNRREIDKETEVLKNIRRYLTRNSAYGKTGRRDVHLQMDNVEIRGRRGTLHFIRFPTSEVGAFLQLARSKGMADLVNTIYATGGGAYKFEEDFIKEVNMRLSKMDELDALIAGVLYVDSMNAQECYYWATPDEQPVHTHVCDSPPYSEAALSVYVRKPFDFSSPYPFLLVNVGSGVSVLVVNAPNDYYRVSGTSLGGGTFLGLCCLLTGCSSFEEAIALAASGDNTTVDKLVRDIYGGDYARFGLPGDLVASSFGQMCSAERRARVSRADLARATLVTITNNIGSIARLCASNEHIERVVFCGNFLRVNPLSMKLLSYAMSYWSRGALKALFLEHEGYFGAVGCLLHLDTKNHKQNRCPPPENQADR, translated from the exons ATGCGCCTGCACCGTTGTGAGGGCTGTCTTGCGGCGTGcggccgccagcgccgcgccaCGCCGCTCCCCACGCTACCACGCTCCTTAGTTAA GACTAAACTATACAAACGCAGTCGCCGCACCCCCTACACTTTGGCCGCGATGAGTAAAAAGAACTGCGTCGACATGGTGGACGCCACGCCGCCCACGCCGCCCGATACCGACGCGCCAC CTATGCCCTGGTTCGGCATGGACATCGGCGGCACCCTCACCAAGCTGGTGTACTTCGAGCCGCGCGAGACCAACCGCCGCGAGATCGACAAGGAAACGGAAGTCCTCAAGAACATCAGACGGTATCTCACCAGAAACTCGGCGTATGGGAAGACTGGAAGACGAGATGTGCACTTACAG ATGGACAACGTCGAGATCCGCGGTCGTCGCGGGACGCTGCACTTCATCCGGTTCCCGACCTCGGAGGTGGGCGCCTTCCTGCAGCTGGCGCGCTCCAAGGGCATGGCCGACCTCGTCAACACCATATACGCTACCGGCGGCGGGGCCTACAAATTTGAGGAGGATTTTATTAAG GAAGTAAACATGCGTCTATCGAAAATGGACGAATTGGATGCGTTAATAGCGGGCGTGCTGTACGTGGACAGTATGAACGCGCAGGAGTGCTACTACTGGGCCACGCCCGACGAGCAGCCCGTCCATACACATGTGTGTGACTCG CCGCCGTATTCGGAAGCCGCCCTGAGCGTGTACGTGCGCAAGCCGTTCGACTTCTCGTCCCCGTACCCGTTCCTGCTCGTCAACGTCGGCAGCGGCGTGTCCGTGCTCGTCGTCAACGCGCCCAACGACTACTACAGGGTCAGCGGGACCAG TCTAGGCGGCGGTACCTTCCTAGGGCTGTGCTGCTTGCTGACAGGATGCAGTAGTTTTGAAGAAGCGATAGCATTAGCAGCGTCTGGTGACAACACTACTGTCGATAAACTAGTGAGGGACATCTACGGAGGGGACTACGCCAGGTTCGGGCTGCCCGGGGACCTGGTGGCTAGCAG TTTCGGTCAGATGTGTTCTGCGGAGCGTCGCGCGCGCGTGTCCCGCGCGGACCTGGCGCGCGCCACGCTCGTCACCATCACCAACAACATCGGCTCCATCGCCAGGCTCTGCGCCAGCAACGAGCACATCGAGAGG GTGGTATTCTGCGGTAACTTCCTCCGCGTGAACCCTCTCTCTATGAAGTTGTTGTCTTACGCAATGTCGTACTGGTCTCGAGGCGCGCTCAAAGCATTGTTCTTGGAACATGAGGG TTACTTTGGCGCCGTCGGCTGCCTCCTACACCTAGACACGAAGAACCACAAGCAGAACCGCTGCCCGCCCCCCGAGAACCAAGCGGACAGATGA
- the LOC113492264 gene encoding pantothenate kinase 3-like isoform X4 yields MRLHRCEGCLAACGRQRRATPLPTLPRSLVKTKLYKRSRRTPYTLAAMSKKNCVDMVDATPPTPPDTDAPPMPWFGMDIGGTLTKLVYFEPRETNRREIDKETEVLKNIRRYLTRNSAYGKTGRRDVHLQMDNVEIRGRRGTLHFIRFPTSEVGAFLQLARSKGMADLVNTIYATGGGAYKFEEDFIKEVNMRLSKMDELDALIAGVLYVDSMNAQECYYWATPDEQPVHTHVCDSPPYSEAALSVYVRKPFDFSSPYPFLLVNVGSGVSVLVVNAPNDYYRVSGTSLGGGTFLGLCCLLTGCSSFEEAIALAASGDNTTVDKLVRDIYGGDYARFGLPGDLVASSFGQMCSAERRARVSRADLARATLVTITNNIGSIARLCASNEHIERVVFCGNFLRVNPLSMKLLSYAMSYWSRGALKALFLEHEGYFGAVGCLLHLDTKNHKQNRCPPPENQADR; encoded by the exons ATGCGCCTGCACCGTTGTGAGGGCTGTCTTGCGGCGTGcggccgccagcgccgcgccaCGCCGCTCCCCACGCTACCACGCTCCTTAGTTAA GACTAAACTATACAAACGCAGTCGCCGCACCCCCTACACTTTGGCCGCGATGAGTAAAAAGAACTGCGTCGACATGGTGGACGCCACGCCGCCCACGCCGCCCGATACCGACGCGCCAC CTATGCCCTGGTTCGGCATGGACATCGGCGGCACCCTCACCAAGCTGGTGTACTTCGAGCCGCGCGAGACCAACCGCCGCGAGATCGACAAGGAAACGGAAGTCCTCAAGAACATCAGACGGTATCTCACCAGAAACTCGGCGTATGGGAAGACTGGAAGACGAGATGTGCACTTACAG ATGGACAACGTCGAGATCCGCGGTCGTCGCGGGACGCTGCACTTCATCCGGTTCCCGACCTCGGAGGTGGGCGCCTTCCTGCAGCTGGCGCGCTCCAAGGGCATGGCCGACCTCGTCAACACCATATACGCTACCGGCGGCGGGGCCTACAAATTTGAGGAGGATTTTATTAAG GAAGTAAACATGCGTCTATCGAAAATGGACGAATTGGATGCGTTAATAGCGGGCGTGCTGTACGTGGACAGTATGAACGCGCAGGAGTGCTACTACTGGGCCACGCCCGACGAGCAGCCCGTCCATACACATGTGTGTGACTCG CCGCCGTATTCGGAAGCCGCCCTGAGCGTGTACGTGCGCAAGCCGTTCGACTTCTCGTCCCCGTACCCGTTCCTGCTCGTCAACGTCGGCAGCGGCGTGTCCGTGCTCGTCGTCAACGCGCCCAACGACTACTACAGGGTCAGCGGGACCAG TCTAGGCGGCGGTACCTTCCTAGGGCTGTGCTGCTTGCTGACAGGATGCAGTAGTTTTGAAGAAGCGATAGCATTAGCAGCGTCTGGTGACAACACTACTGTCGATAAACTAGTGAGGGACATCTACGGAGGGGACTACGCCAGGTTCGGGCTGCCCGGGGACCTGGTGGCTAGCAG TTTCGGTCAGATGTGTTCTGCGGAGCGTCGCGCGCGCGTGTCCCGCGCGGACCTGGCGCGCGCCACGCTCGTCACCATCACCAACAACATCGGCTCCATCGCCAGGCTCTGCGCCAGCAACGAGCACATCGAGAGG GTGGTATTCTGCGGTAACTTCCTCCGCGTGAACCCTCTCTCTATGAAGTTGTTGTCTTACGCAATGTCGTACTGGTCTCGAGGCGCGCTCAAAGCATTGTTCTTGGAACATGAGGG TTACTTTGGCGCCGTCGGCTGCCTCCTACACCTAGACACGAAGAACCACAAGCAGAACCGCTGCCCGCCCCCCGAGAACCAAGCGGACAGATGA
- the LOC113492264 gene encoding pantothenate kinase 3-like isoform X3, with the protein MTEQAGVITIHQMRLHRCEGCLAACGRQRRATPLPTLPRSLVKTKLYKRSRRTPYTLAAMSKKNCVDMVDATPPTPPDTDAPPMPWFGMDIGGTLTKLVYFEPRETNRREIDKETEVLKNIRRYLTRNSAYGKTGRRDVHLQMDNVEIRGRRGTLHFIRFPTSEVGAFLQLARSKGMADLVNTIYATGGGAYKFEEDFIKEVNMRLSKMDELDALIAGVLYVDSMNAQECYYWATPDEQPVHTHVCDSPPYSEAALSVYVRKPFDFSSPYPFLLVNVGSGVSVLVVNAPNDYYRVSGTSLGGGTFLGLCCLLTGCSSFEEAIALAASGDNTTVDKLVRDIYGGDYARFGLPGDLVASSFGQMCSAERRARVSRADLARATLVTITNNIGSIARLCASNEHIERVVFCGNFLRVNPLSMKLLSYAMSYWSRGALKALFLEHEGYFGAVGCLLHLDTKNHKQNRCPPPENQADR; encoded by the exons ATGCGCCTGCACCGTTGTGAGGGCTGTCTTGCGGCGTGcggccgccagcgccgcgccaCGCCGCTCCCCACGCTACCACGCTCCTTAGTTAA GACTAAACTATACAAACGCAGTCGCCGCACCCCCTACACTTTGGCCGCGATGAGTAAAAAGAACTGCGTCGACATGGTGGACGCCACGCCGCCCACGCCGCCCGATACCGACGCGCCAC CTATGCCCTGGTTCGGCATGGACATCGGCGGCACCCTCACCAAGCTGGTGTACTTCGAGCCGCGCGAGACCAACCGCCGCGAGATCGACAAGGAAACGGAAGTCCTCAAGAACATCAGACGGTATCTCACCAGAAACTCGGCGTATGGGAAGACTGGAAGACGAGATGTGCACTTACAG ATGGACAACGTCGAGATCCGCGGTCGTCGCGGGACGCTGCACTTCATCCGGTTCCCGACCTCGGAGGTGGGCGCCTTCCTGCAGCTGGCGCGCTCCAAGGGCATGGCCGACCTCGTCAACACCATATACGCTACCGGCGGCGGGGCCTACAAATTTGAGGAGGATTTTATTAAG GAAGTAAACATGCGTCTATCGAAAATGGACGAATTGGATGCGTTAATAGCGGGCGTGCTGTACGTGGACAGTATGAACGCGCAGGAGTGCTACTACTGGGCCACGCCCGACGAGCAGCCCGTCCATACACATGTGTGTGACTCG CCGCCGTATTCGGAAGCCGCCCTGAGCGTGTACGTGCGCAAGCCGTTCGACTTCTCGTCCCCGTACCCGTTCCTGCTCGTCAACGTCGGCAGCGGCGTGTCCGTGCTCGTCGTCAACGCGCCCAACGACTACTACAGGGTCAGCGGGACCAG TCTAGGCGGCGGTACCTTCCTAGGGCTGTGCTGCTTGCTGACAGGATGCAGTAGTTTTGAAGAAGCGATAGCATTAGCAGCGTCTGGTGACAACACTACTGTCGATAAACTAGTGAGGGACATCTACGGAGGGGACTACGCCAGGTTCGGGCTGCCCGGGGACCTGGTGGCTAGCAG TTTCGGTCAGATGTGTTCTGCGGAGCGTCGCGCGCGCGTGTCCCGCGCGGACCTGGCGCGCGCCACGCTCGTCACCATCACCAACAACATCGGCTCCATCGCCAGGCTCTGCGCCAGCAACGAGCACATCGAGAGG GTGGTATTCTGCGGTAACTTCCTCCGCGTGAACCCTCTCTCTATGAAGTTGTTGTCTTACGCAATGTCGTACTGGTCTCGAGGCGCGCTCAAAGCATTGTTCTTGGAACATGAGGG TTACTTTGGCGCCGTCGGCTGCCTCCTACACCTAGACACGAAGAACCACAAGCAGAACCGCTGCCCGCCCCCCGAGAACCAAGCGGACAGATGA
- the LOC113492264 gene encoding pantothenate kinase 3-like isoform X2: MVLGIPFFLFSRQVNCQNISIYLLIRLMRLHRCEGCLAACGRQRRATPLPTLPRSLVKTKLYKRSRRTPYTLAAMSKKNCVDMVDATPPTPPDTDAPPMPWFGMDIGGTLTKLVYFEPRETNRREIDKETEVLKNIRRYLTRNSAYGKTGRRDVHLQMDNVEIRGRRGTLHFIRFPTSEVGAFLQLARSKGMADLVNTIYATGGGAYKFEEDFIKEVNMRLSKMDELDALIAGVLYVDSMNAQECYYWATPDEQPVHTHPPYSEAALSVYVRKPFDFSSPYPFLLVNVGSGVSVLVVNAPNDYYRVSGTSLGGGTFLGLCCLLTGCSSFEEAIALAASGDNTTVDKLVRDIYGGDYARFGLPGDLVASSFGQMCSAERRARVSRADLARATLVTITNNIGSIARLCASNEHIERVVFCGNFLRVNPLSMKLLSYAMSYWSRGALKALFLEHEGYFGAVGCLLHLDTKNHKQNRCPPPENQADR; the protein is encoded by the exons ATGCGCCTGCACCGTTGTGAGGGCTGTCTTGCGGCGTGcggccgccagcgccgcgccaCGCCGCTCCCCACGCTACCACGCTCCTTAGTTAA GACTAAACTATACAAACGCAGTCGCCGCACCCCCTACACTTTGGCCGCGATGAGTAAAAAGAACTGCGTCGACATGGTGGACGCCACGCCGCCCACGCCGCCCGATACCGACGCGCCAC CTATGCCCTGGTTCGGCATGGACATCGGCGGCACCCTCACCAAGCTGGTGTACTTCGAGCCGCGCGAGACCAACCGCCGCGAGATCGACAAGGAAACGGAAGTCCTCAAGAACATCAGACGGTATCTCACCAGAAACTCGGCGTATGGGAAGACTGGAAGACGAGATGTGCACTTACAG ATGGACAACGTCGAGATCCGCGGTCGTCGCGGGACGCTGCACTTCATCCGGTTCCCGACCTCGGAGGTGGGCGCCTTCCTGCAGCTGGCGCGCTCCAAGGGCATGGCCGACCTCGTCAACACCATATACGCTACCGGCGGCGGGGCCTACAAATTTGAGGAGGATTTTATTAAG GAAGTAAACATGCGTCTATCGAAAATGGACGAATTGGATGCGTTAATAGCGGGCGTGCTGTACGTGGACAGTATGAACGCGCAGGAGTGCTACTACTGGGCCACGCCCGACGAGCAGCCCGTCCATACACAT CCGCCGTATTCGGAAGCCGCCCTGAGCGTGTACGTGCGCAAGCCGTTCGACTTCTCGTCCCCGTACCCGTTCCTGCTCGTCAACGTCGGCAGCGGCGTGTCCGTGCTCGTCGTCAACGCGCCCAACGACTACTACAGGGTCAGCGGGACCAG TCTAGGCGGCGGTACCTTCCTAGGGCTGTGCTGCTTGCTGACAGGATGCAGTAGTTTTGAAGAAGCGATAGCATTAGCAGCGTCTGGTGACAACACTACTGTCGATAAACTAGTGAGGGACATCTACGGAGGGGACTACGCCAGGTTCGGGCTGCCCGGGGACCTGGTGGCTAGCAG TTTCGGTCAGATGTGTTCTGCGGAGCGTCGCGCGCGCGTGTCCCGCGCGGACCTGGCGCGCGCCACGCTCGTCACCATCACCAACAACATCGGCTCCATCGCCAGGCTCTGCGCCAGCAACGAGCACATCGAGAGG GTGGTATTCTGCGGTAACTTCCTCCGCGTGAACCCTCTCTCTATGAAGTTGTTGTCTTACGCAATGTCGTACTGGTCTCGAGGCGCGCTCAAAGCATTGTTCTTGGAACATGAGGG TTACTTTGGCGCCGTCGGCTGCCTCCTACACCTAGACACGAAGAACCACAAGCAGAACCGCTGCCCGCCCCCCGAGAACCAAGCGGACAGATGA